GTAGCCCAGCGGGTGTGGCCGATGCCGATCAGGCCGTTGATCGGTTGGCCCGCCAGCAAAGTTTCCAGATCGACGATCTTGCCGACGCACTTGCTGACAAAAAGCTTTCCCTCGTCCAAGGTGGCGACCCCGGCCGAGTCGTAGCCCCGGTACTCCAGCTTCTTGAGGCCCTCGACCAGGAAAGGGAGGGCTTCCTTATAACCGACATAACCAACTATTCCGCACATGGTTTACCGCCTGTTGTTTTGCGACAGAATAGATTCGACTTCTTTCTTGGCCAATTTCAGTTGTTCTTTAATAACTTCGGGGCTGACATCTTTGCCGGAGGTGACATAATCCCAAAGGATACCGAGGCGCCGGGTCAGGAGCGGCTCCAGCAGTCCCCAGCTCGGGATGGCGGGATAGGTCTTGCCGTAGAAGACGGCTTCTTTAAAGACCTTGCGGTTCGGGTCGTTGGCGAAGTAGGGATCGCTGAACCCTTCCTTGCGCGCCGGCAGGAAACCGGTCACCTTGGCGTACTCCACCTGCGGCTTCTTTGAGGCGAGATACTTGATCACTTCGAACGCGGCCGCCTTGTTCTTGCTTTGCTTGAAGATGGCCAGGGTCGAGCCGCCGACAAAAGTGATCCTCCCCTTGGGGCCTTTCGGATAACCGACCACGGCGAAATTCTTGGCGGTCGGCGAATCAGCCGCCCCACCCTCCGAGACCGGGCGGGTGAGTGTCCTGATCTCATAGGGCCCGTCAAAATACATGGCGCAGGCGCCGCTGTTGAAGTTGGCGCTGACCTGGGCGGTGTTCAGCTCGAGGTATTCGATCGGAACATAGCCGTCCTTGGCCAGGCTGATGAAATATGATATTCCCTCATAAGCGGCATCGCTGTCGAGGGCGCAGCTCTTGCGGTCGGCGGAAAGAATGTCGCCGCCGGCCATCCAGATCCAGGGCGCCAGAGCGTGGATGACGTTCCAGTCGTTCTTGCCGGAAATGCCGAGCGGGGCCATCGGTTGGCCGTCGAACACGAGATCGGCGTCATAGAGTTTTTTGAGCGAGGACTTGAAACCGTCCCAGGTCGCCATATCACCGGGCTTGACCTTGGCCTTGGCCAGGGCATCGGTCCGGAAAAAGAGGCCGCGAGCGTCGACGAACCACGGCACGGCGTTAACTTTGCCGGAGTTTTCGATGCCAACCGTTTGCCAGGCGACCGGGACAAAGGCCCCCGGCCCGCCGAGCGAAGCGATCGCTTCTTTGGAGAGATCTTCCAAGGCCCCCATGCCGACGAGGGCAGAGACCCAGGTGGAGCCGACCTGGGCGATATCGGGGACGTCGCCCGAGGTAGCGGCGGTCGTGATCTTGCTCCAACCGGCGCCCCAGTCGACCGAGGTGATCCGGACCTTGATGCCGGTCTTCTCTTCGAACGGCTTGAGGATGGTCTCGATGTCGGTGATCGGGTTGAGGGAGTTAGGCATGACCCACATTTCAATGACTTTTTCGCCCCCGCTCTTCTTGGCCGGCGCACAGCCGGCGACCAATGACCCAATTAACAATGAAACAATGAACAACAAGGAAGGGACGGACATTTTTCTAATTTTCACAATGGAACCCCCTCTCTATGTTTTTTTCTTTTGGGACAGTAAAATTATACTACAAAAACGACGCTAAAGCAATGAAGGTTAACTCTTGGCGGTGAAGAGGGTGCCGCTGATCTTCTT
This window of the Candidatus Margulisiibacteriota bacterium genome carries:
- a CDS encoding sugar ABC transporter substrate-binding protein, whose protein sequence is MKIRKMSVPSLLFIVSLLIGSLVAGCAPAKKSGGEKVIEMWVMPNSLNPITDIETILKPFEEKTGIKVRITSVDWGAGWSKITTAATSGDVPDIAQVGSTWVSALVGMGALEDLSKEAIASLGGPGAFVPVAWQTVGIENSGKVNAVPWFVDARGLFFRTDALAKAKVKPGDMATWDGFKSSLKKLYDADLVFDGQPMAPLGISGKNDWNVIHALAPWIWMAGGDILSADRKSCALDSDAAYEGISYFISLAKDGYVPIEYLELNTAQVSANFNSGACAMYFDGPYEIRTLTRPVSEGGAADSPTAKNFAVVGYPKGPKGRITFVGGSTLAIFKQSKNKAAAFEVIKYLASKKPQVEYAKVTGFLPARKEGFSDPYFANDPNRKVFKEAVFYGKTYPAIPSWGLLEPLLTRRLGILWDYVTSGKDVSPEVIKEQLKLAKKEVESILSQNNRR